From Garra rufa chromosome 19, GarRuf1.0, whole genome shotgun sequence, the proteins below share one genomic window:
- the LOC141292851 gene encoding SWI/SNF-related matrix-associated actin-dependent regulator of chromatin subfamily B member 1-A-like: MALSKTFGQKPIKFQLEQDGDFYMIGSEVGNYLRMFRGSLYKRYPSLWRRLASVEERKKIVASSHATSVTLLKASECEEIFEGNDEKYKAVSISTEPPAYLREQKAKRNSQWVPTLPNSSHHLDAVPCSTTINRNRMGRDKKRTFPLCFDDHDPAVIHENASQAEVLVPIRLDMEIDGQKLRDAFTWNMNEKLMTPEMFAEILCDDLDLNPLTFVPAIASAIRQQIESYPTDSILDEQTDQRVIIKLNIHVGNISLVDQFEWDMSEKENSPETFALKLCSELGLGGEFVTTIAYSIRGQLSWHQRTYAFSENPLPTVEIAIRNTGDADQWCPLLETLTDAEMEKKIRDQDRNTRRMRRLANTAPAW, translated from the exons ATGGCGTTGAGTAAAACATTTGGACAAAAACCAATAAAATTTCAACTCGAGCAAGATGGGGATTTTTACATGATAGGTTCAGAG gTTGGAAACTACCTGCGCATGTTCAGAGGCTCTCTTTATAAGCGGTACCCATCACTGTGGAGACGTCTTGCATCTGTAGAGGAAAGGAAAAAAATTGTAGCATCATCACACG CCACCAGTGTGACCCTGCTGAAGGCGTCAGAATGTGAGGAGATCTTCGAGGGGAATGATGAGAAATACAAGGCAGTGTCCATCAGCACAGAGCCTCCGGCATACCTCAG GGAGCAAAAAGCGAAGAGGAACAGTCAATGGGTGCCCACCTTGCCCAACAGCTCCCACCACCTGGACGCAGTGCCTTGTTCCACCACTATCAACAGAAACCGAATGGGTCGTGACAAGAAAAGGACCTTTCCATTATG TTTCGATGACCACGACCCTGCAGTCATCCACGAAAATGCTTCCCAGGCAGAGGTCCTGGTGCCTATCCGCCTGGACATGGAGATTGATGGGCAGAAGCTCAGAGATGCTTTCACCTGGAACATGAATG AGAAACTGATGACTCCAGAGATGTTTGCTGAGATCCTGTGTGATGACCTGGACTTGAATCCTCTTACCTTCGTCCCTGCCATCGCTTCTGCTATTAGACAGCAGATCGAGTCTTACCCTACCGACAGTATTCTAGATGAGCAGACGGACCAGAGAGTCATCATTAAG CTAAACATTCACGTTGGGAACATCTCTCTGGTGGACCAGTTTGAATGGGACATGTCAGAGAAGGAGAACTCGCCAGAAACGTTCGCTTTGAAGCTCTGCTCTGAGCTGGGCCTTGGAGGAGAGTTTGTCACCACCATCGCCTACAGCATCCGCGGACAGCTCAGCTGGCACCAGAGGACGTACGCCTTCAG TGAGAACCCATTACCAACAGTGGAGATTGCCATCAGGAACACAGGTGATGCCGACCAGTGGTGCCCTCTTCTGGAGACCCTGACAGATGCAGAGATGGAGAAGAAAATCAGAGATCAGGACAGAAACACGAG GCGTATGCGACGACTTGCCAACACCGCCCCTGCCTGGTAA